A segment of the Entomomonas moraniae genome:
TAGAAACAGTGATAGCGTGCTGGTTTAATTGATTAAATAATTCATTAATACCTTCCTCGTGCTTAACAACAACCTCTAGTGTTTGATTATCAATGAGTTTACAATGATAATCCTGTAGTTTTGGAGGAGCATTTAAAGGCGTTACGAGGTCTAAAATAATCGTTTCTTCATTGAGGGTATTTAATAAACTACGCATGCTGCTATTTTTAATGATTTGCCCATGATTAATGATCGCAATATGACGGCATAACTGTTCTGCTTCTTCAAGATAGTGAGTGGTCAGAATAATGGTCATGCCTTGTTCATTAAGCTTGGTTAAAAAGTTCCACATCGAGCGGCGTAACTCAATGTCTACCCCCGCAGTGGGTTCATCTAAGATGAGTAGTTTTGGTTCATGAATAAGAGCGCGAACAATCATGAGGCGACGTTTCATCCCCCCTGATAGCATTCTAACGGTAACGTCTTTTTTATCCCATAAACCAAGCTCTTTAAAATAATATTCAGCACGTTCTTTTGCTATTTTGGGCGGAACACCATAGTAACCAGCCTGTGTGATAATTACATCAAAACACTTTTCAAACTGATTAAAATTGAATTCTTGAGGAACAACGCCTAAATGGCGTTTTAAGTTAAAAAGGTCTGTATCATAGTCATGACCAAATACTTGGATAGTACCACTGGTTTTATTCACTAGGGATGAAAGGATACCAATGGTGGTTGATTTACCCGCACCATTAGGGCCTAGTAAAGCAAAAAAGTCCCCTTGATCTACTTCTAAATCAATCCCTTTTAACGCTTCAAAGCCATTGTTATAGGTTTTTGTTAACTGTTTTATAGACAGAGCAGGTGTCATAATACTCTCATTTTTGAACATAAGTTTTTATCTTAACACTTTGATTAAGATATTTGCAGTCGTTATATTATATATGGACTATAGGCGTAAATAGCAAATCAGATTATAATAATCGATTAAAGTTTAGCCAGTAAGGTTAAGCGTTTTATTAATTTATAGGTGTATCAGTAAAAGGTTATAAAGATCAATATGGGGCAATTTCAAAGGATTCGTCCTTACCATGATGATGAAGTACCGAGCGTAATCGCTAGACTGTCAAAAGACAATGAATTTATCAATATCGTATTAAAGTACCGTTTTCCTCATCTAAGCAGTGCTTTTGGGTGGATGTTGCGTCCGTTTATTGCTTATAAATTAAAGAAGTATTTATCACAAATTAATACAGTCACCGATTTACAATTAAAGATTACCGACTATGTTCGGCATTCTATTTCTTCATCCATTGCGCATTTTAATTACTCTACTTCTAAACCACTCGATACAACAAAAGCTCATTTGTTTATAGCAAATCATCGCGATATTGTGATGGATCCGACATTAACCAATTATGCACTGCATTTATTAGGGTTAGATACTCCACGTATTGCCATTGGCGATAATCTACTGCAAAAACAATTTGTTGCCGACTTAATGCGCTTGAATAAAAGTTTTATTGTGCAGCGCTCTGTCACTGGGCGTAAAGAAAAGTTAGTGGCTTACCAAGAGTTATCAGCCTATATTAATCATTCACTTATCAACGATCATGTCTCTATTTGGATTGCTCAAGCAGAGGGGAGAGCTAAAGATGGTAATGATGAAACTGACCCAGCATTATTAAAAATGCTGCATATTAGTCGTAAAGAAGAAGTGTTTGCTGATGTAATTGCCAGTTTAAATTTATTGCCAGTGTCTATTAGTTATGAATATGACCCTTGTGATCTCATGAAAGCCCGCGAGCTCTATATTAAAGCAACCGAAGGTAAATACACGAAAGCGGTAGGTGAGGATGGTCAGAGCATTGCGCTAGGAATTACAGGGTATAAAGGTGATGTTCATGTGCACTTTGGGCATATAATTACAACAGGATTTGAAGACGCTAAAGAGTTGGCTGATCTGGTTGACCGACAAATACTTAAAAACAGTTATTTGTTTCCTGTTAATTACTTAGCTTATGAGCAATGGGATAAAGCGGATAAGAGTTTGATAGTTCCTCCGATGGAGTCACTATTTACGGATGAAAAAATAGCACAGTCAAAAATTGAATGGCAAAAAAGATTAGAGACATGCCCTGATGAGCATAAACCTTATTTAATTATGCAGTATGCTTACCCTGTTTATAATAAGTACCGATTAAAGTAGATAGTAGCTAGCCCTTTATTAAGGGGCTAGCTGATTTTGGTTATTGATTTACTTTAGATTTTAGACGGCCGGCATAATCTTTGGCAAATTGTGCTGCAATACGTCCTGAACGTGAGCCACGGTAAGTAGCCCACCGAATAGATTCTTTAGCTATGTCTTCATCATCACCCATTTCAATACCATAAGTATTTAGCCATTGGCTTACAGCAGCTAAGTATTGTTCTTGAGTAAACCCATAAACCGAAATCCATAAACCAAAGCGTTCAGAAAGAGAAACCTTTTCTTCAATGACTTCACCTGGATGAATCTCACCTTGTTGGTCAGTACGATAACTTAGGTTATCATCAATACGCTCAGGCATTAGATGTTTACGGTTTGAGGTGGCATAAATGAGAGTATTATCTGATTTGCCTGCAATAGAACCATCTAACACGGTTTTTAGGCCTTTATATCCTGTTTCGCCTTCTTCAAATGAAATATCATCACAAAAAATAATAAAGCGCTCAGGACGTCCTCTGGTTAAACTGACAATTTGAGGTAGATCCATCAAGTGTTCTTTATCAACTTCGATGAGTCGTAACCCTTGCTTGTGAAATGCATTTAAGCACGCCTTAATTAAAGAGCTTTTTCCTGTACCTCTTGCACCTGTTAATAAAACATTGTTGGCGGGTAATCCCTCAACAAATTGTCGTGTATTTTGTTCAATTAGCCCCTTTTGGCGATCAATATTTTTTAAATCATCGAAGCTAATTAAATTAGGTTCTTCAACAGGAATGAGTACGGGTTGTTCTACCCCATTAAAGAAACGATGCTCCCATAAGTAGGCGATAGTATCGCCATGTATGGTATTGTTGATGGGCGCTGGGAACGCTTGCTCTAAACTGTTTGCAATACGTGTCAATTGCGCAAGGATTTGTTGTAAAGGTAAATCATTCATAAGTATTCTGATAGATATCTTTTGGTTGAAAATGATTGTAAATGCTTAGGTTATATTAAGCATTCTACGCCGATATGTACTATATCTTATATTGTTTTACCTTTTGGGTAATCTAAAATTAAGATTAATTTTTTAAAGCACTGGTAAGGGTATTGACCAGTGCTTATCTATTAGATAGCTGTTTTAATAATGGACTCTTAAATTAGATAAAAGTTGCGGTAGATAGGTATTAATTCAAAAACTAATACCTATCTTTTAAGTTGAAGTTGATGGGGATTGTTATTGTTCTTGCATTTTTTCCATTAAGGACATCAGCCGGTGGTTTCGGTAAAGGTTGTGCCCTATCTAATAAGTTAAGAACTTCTTGGTCTAATAAGGGATAGCCGGAACTTTTAACAATTCTTTTGGCCGAGAGATTTCCTTGGGTATCGATAGTGAAGTTTACAGAAACTGTGCCTTGTTGTCGTTTCTTACGGGCCATCATGGGGTAGCGTTTATATTTTGCAATATGAGCAAATAAACGAGATTGCCAAGTGATTTGTGCTTTGGATGGACTGGTGGACGCTGTTGTTTCAGGTGCTGCGACACGGTCAGATATTTTATCACTGGCAGCAGAAGCAGTGGATGATATTTCTGCTTTAGGCAATGTATCTTCAGTTATTTCTTTAGGTTTTTCAACTGGTTTTTCAACAGGTTTTTTTACCTGCTTTTTAATAGGCTTGGGTTTAGGTTGCTTATTAATAACCACTTTAGGTTCTGGTTTTTCTATAATGGGCTCTGGTAAAGGATCAGGCTCATCGATAGGGTCAGGTTCCTCAGGTGTTGGATCAGATATCTGTTGTGTAATCGGGGCGGGGTCTTTTTGTGGTGTATTGTTAGGTGCCTCAATGGATGGAGCTAGTTCTACCATGATTGCAGCAGGTGCAGTAAGCGGTGGAGGGGGAGCCGCATGCCAACTAAACATTAAAGCAACAGCTAAACCAATGTGTAAGCCTATTACAATAATAAGCGATATAACCCAAAGAATAATCGATGAAAGTTGCTTATTTTGCATCGTTCTGAGTAGCCTCTAAACCCACCAAGCCAATTTTCAAATAGCCTGCACTTCTAAGATCATTCATAACAGTAATGAGGTCTTCGTAATTTACGGTTTTATCAGCTTGGAAGAAGATAGTTGTTTCTTTATTACCATTTGTTTGCTTATCTAGTTGTTCAGCCAACTGGTCATTATTGTTGACTAAATTATTGCCTAAATAAAGCTCATTTCCTTCCTTTAGCGTCAATATAACAGGTTTATCAGGCTTGGGTTGTGGTTTAGCTGTAGAGGTCGGAAGGTCTACTTTGATATCTACTGTCGCTAGCGGTGCGGCTACCATAAAAATAATAAGTAATACCAGCATCACATCAATAAATGGTGTGACGTTAATTTCACTCATTACTGCACTATCATCGCTTCCTTCTTTTAGATTAATTGCCATGAATGCTAACCTATTTTGACTCAGCCGTGTGGTGACTGCTTGTTCTAGATGTGTAGTTTTCTCTATCTAAGTCTCGGCTTAATAACAGTAGTGCTTTGGCCGAGATATCGCTTACAAGAACTCGATAGCTATTGATCGCTCGCACAAAAATGTTATAGATAATAACTGCTGGGATGGCGGCAACTAACCCCATTGCCGTGGCTAATAATGCTTCCGCAATACCTGGAGCAACAACCGCTAAGTTAGTGGTTTGTGTTTCTGCGATACCAATGAAGCTGTTCATAATTCCCCATACGGTACCAAATAGGCCAATAAAAGGAGAAACAGAACCGATGGTTGCCAATACACTGGTGCCAGTATTCATTTGTCGCCCACTTGCAGCGACTAGGCGGTCTTGACGAAAGGCAGCACGTTCTTTGATACCCTCTTGACTGGTTGTGTTAGCTGAGAGATCAAGTTCTTCTTGTATATCATTGATTAAGATATTGGTTAGACTATTTTTAGCAAATTGATCTGAAACATTACATGCTTGCTTAAGTGTTTTTGCTCCATTTAGTGAAGCCATTTCTTTGCGTAGTCGCTTTTTAGCAAGAGTGAGCTCAGTGAGTTTGGCAATAAAGATCGTCCATGTAGCTAGTGAGGCAAGAAGTAGACCAATCATTACAATTTTTACAATGATATCTGCGTTTTTATACATTCCCCACGGAGTAAGATCATGCGTTAGTGCTACGTCAGAAGCTACTGTATCGTCATTTATTGTGAGGTTTGGTGTTGGGGGTAATGTTTTTCCTTCACTGCCAGCTTCAGAAGTTGTTGCTACACTGTGCTCCATTGGGTTTTGAGGCGTAGCTGTTTCTGATTGTTGCGCAAAGCTTACAGAACTAAAACAGAGCGCTGTTACTAAAAGCATTTTTATGACAATCGATGTGTAATGACCTGATACTTTTAACATAGCTATCCAAAATTTTAATGGTTAAAAATAATAAGAATTATTCTCATTATCTCAGAATATGTTATTTAACAAAAGTCATTTTATATTTTTTTTGAGTTTTGTGCTGAATGTTTAATGCAGTTGTTAGCAAATAAACTGTTGTATACTGTTTGATATCAGTGGAGAAAGGTATTATTTATGCAGGTAACTGTTGTTGAGGGAGATTTACTAGACCAGCCTGTAGATGTGATTGTTAATGCATGGAATCGTAATATTATTCCATGGTGGCTTTTAATTCCCCAAGGGGTATCTGGTGCTATAAAAAAGCGAGCAGGTTATGCCCCTTTTTGTGAGTTGGCTAAAAAAGGGCCTATAGCTCTAGGGGGTGCAGTGATGACAGGTGCAGGAAAGTTACCTTATAGGGCTATTATACACGTTGCAGGTATTAATCTGTGTTGGTTTGCTACACGCTACTCGATAGAGCAATCTGTATTATCTGCAATGAAGATCGTTAATGAGCAGCAGTTTAAGCGTATAGCGTTCCCTATCATTGGCGCAGGGTCGGGGAGTTTTAGCCAAGAAAAATCATTAAAACTGATGCAAGATACATTCAGCCAAATAGAATCAAGTGCCCAAGTGATCATTGTAAAATTTAAACGCTAACTTAATAGGCTAACGATTTTATTTAACACCTGCTTTTTTTTGGCATTCTGCGTACAGCACATTTAACTCTTGATTGGTTGGCATTGTGCCTGCTTTTATTCCCTCTAGTTCAGGAATAATACAATGACAATAAGTATCAATTTGTTTGCTTGTCATTTTTTTATCAGCGTTCACTTGTGACTGTTTTTGAGCTAGCATATCAATACACATTTTTATGGTATCGTCATTGGCTAATACATTGCTTGAAGCAGCAAAGGCAATTGTTAGTAATAATATGAGCTTCATAATCTTTACCACATGAGGTGGGGTTATAAACATTATTTATACAAACTGGTTAATCAATTTATTATATAATGCATGTTCATTAAAAAGTGGAATAGCCTTATCTTTTACCTAACCATTCAATATTCGTTCAGTGAAAACAAAAAAATCCATATTTAAAAGGCTACAGCATAACCCCATTGTTTGTGTCATTATTTTATTGTTAACCGTTGCTCTTTATTATCAATTACCTGTTACAGACGATAAGTTCACTGTACGTGTTATCTCTGTCATTGATGGTGATACAGTGGATGTTTTGTCTGATAATCAGCGTCAGCGTATTCGCTTGGCTTATATTGATGCACCAGAAATAGGCCAGCCTTATGGTCAGAGATCTAAACAAACACTTATCGCATTAGTAAAAAATAAAATGGTAAATATTAGGCCTCTTAACCAAGATAATTACCAACGAACTGTGGCTATTATTGAGGTTGATAGTATGAATATTAATCGAGAAATGGTTCGATTAGGCATGGCATGGGTGTATACCCATTACAATGATGATTTACTACTTTTGTCTTTAGAAGCTAAAGCAAAAGTGAATAAAACAGGTCTATGGCAGCAGAAAAATCCTATTGCCCCTTGGATTTATCGGCAGAGTAAAAAGTAGAAATAGGTCGTTAAAGCCTTGTAAGTGTTATTACAAGGCGTAGGGTTTTATAAAGATTGTACGTCAGCATTTTGACTACGGTTTCTTAGAAAGTGGTCCATTAAAACAATCGCCATCATCGCTTCTGCAATAGGTGTTGCTCTGATGCCTACGCAAGGGTCATGTCGGCCTTTGGTGATGACGTCTATTTCATTGCCTTGGGTATCTATTGAACGCCCAGGCGTAGTTATGCTAGGAGTAGGTTTCAAAGCAAGGTTGGCTACAATAGGTTGACCTGATGAGATACCTCCCAAGATACCCCCAGCATTGTTTGATAAAAAGCCTTCTTTCGTTAGTTCATCTCGGTGCTCTGTACCCCGTTGGCTTACACTCGCGAAACCGGCACCTATTTCTACACCTTTAACGGCATTAATGCTCATTAGTGCATAGGCAAGTTCTGCATCTAAACGATCGAAAATAGGTTCTCCAAGCCCTACAGGAACCCCATCGGCAATGACTGTAATCTTAGCGCCAACAGAGTCTTGATCTCGGCGTAGCTGCTCCATGTATTTTTCGAGTTCTGGTAATAGATCCAAATTAGGTGCGAAAAAGTGATTACCTGCAGCGTTTAATGCTTCCCAACTATCAAAAGGTATTTCAATAGGGCCAAGCTGGCTCATATAACCACGTACCTTAATGCCTTGTGTCGCTAGATATTTTTTGGCAATGGCACCAGCCGCTACGCGCATTGCTGTTTCACGTGCAGATGATCGGCCACCACCGCGATAATCCCTAATACCGTATTTATGGTAGTAAGTGAAATCTGCGTGGGCAGGGCGAAAAATATCTTTAATCGCTGTATAGTCTTTAGATTTTTGATCGGTGTTACGAATTAATAAGCCGATAGGACACCCTGTTGTTACACCCCCAAAAACGCCAGATACAATTTCAACTTGATCTGCTTCTTGGCGCTGTGTGGTGAATTTACTGCTACCAGGGCGGCGTCTATCAAGGTCGTGTTGTAAGTCTGCTTCTGTTAAGTTAAGCCCCGGTGGGCAGCCATCAATAATAGCCATTAGTGCAGGGCCATGGCTTTCTCCTGCGGTTGTAACGGTGAATAGTTTACCAATGGTATTACCCGACATAATGGCATGTTCCTTTTTAGATCGATAAAAAACGAGGCAATGCCGATATTGCCTCGCTTGGTTTTATTATTGTAGTTTCACACCTTGTAAACCGACAGATGCTCCTATTTCTTGTGCTGCACTCGCACCTATTTTTTTGGCAAAGCGGTCGAAAGGGGTATCTTCTACTGTGTAGTTTTTTAAGTTTTCTACACCTATGACATCGCGTGCAACGGAGCTTGTACTACCAAAGCCATCGATTAAACCTAGTTGTTTGGCTTGTTCACCTGACCAGATTAGACCAGAGAAAAGTTCAGGATGATCTTGATATTTTAAACGATCACCTCTGCCTGCTTTAACTTGGTCAATAAATTGTTGGTGAACAATATCAAGGGTTTTTTCCCAAAAATCGACTTCATCAGGTTTCATTGGTTGGAATGGGTCTAAGAATGCTTTGTGTGCACCTGAGGTATAAGCACGGCGCTCAATACCAAGTTTATGAATTGCATCCACAAATCCAAAGCCTGCCGCTGTCACACCAATTGACCCTACAAGGCTTGATTTATCAGCATAAATTTCGTCTGCCGCACTGGCAATATAGTAAGCACCTGATGCGCCGAGATCAGTAATTACTGCATACACTTTTGTTTGTGGGTAAATTTTGCGTAAACGTTTAATTTCGTCATAAACATAGCCAGCCTGGACGGGAGTACCGCCTGGACTATTGATGCGCATGATAACGGCTTTTGTATTAGGGTCTTTAAATGCTGTTCGTAAGGCTTTAATTATATTGTCTGCACTGGCATCTTGCTGATCTGCAATCATCCCTCTAACGTCAATAACTGCTGTATGTGCGCTATTTGTTGAGATATCTCCTTTAAAACTACCCATGGCTATCGCCAATAAGACAAAAAGATAAATAAATGTAAGTAGTTTAAAAAAAATGCCCCAGCGTCTTGAACGACGTTGCTCAATGATGCTTGTTTGCAATGTTTTTTCTAATAGCTTCCAACTTTTCTCATCACTGAGTGAAACCTGAGGTTTTTGATCTTCAGACATGCTTTAATCCTAAATAGTGTATCTGTAATAATAATGCGTATTTTAAAGCTAAATCATAGCATAATTTCATTCTAAATTTATTTTCTTTCTTTTAGAATTAAGTCAATAATTAGGGGGAAAGACAATGGCCTTTTCAAAAGCAGAAAAAGAGAAACTACTCACAATCAACGGCATTGGTAATACAGTAATTCAACGTTTCGAACAAATTGGAATAGATTCTTTGTTAGCATTATCAAAAACAAATACAGAGGATGTTATTTATCAGATAGCATCTATGTTAAAAGTAAGCTGTTGGAAAAATAGCCCTCAGGCTAGAGCTGCTGTTAATGATGCAATTCAGTTTGCGAAGATCTATTGTAATGATAAGTCAGCAAATTTAAACTGATAAAGTACTATATTGGCATTCATGATCAAGTAGCCATTGTTTTCGATTCAGACCTCCCGCATAACCTGTGAGTTGATTATTTTTTCCAATAACTCGATGGCAGGGTACAACAATAGCAATGGGGTTGCGGTTATTGGCCATCCCCACGGCTCGGCAAGCCTGAGGGCTACCAATTTGTTTGGCTAGTTCACCATAGCTGGTTGTAGAACCTGCTGGAATGGCTCTAAGTGCTTGCCATACTTTTTTCTGAAACTCAGTTCCGCACGCGGAAACAACTAGGGTATCAATTGCCTGAATATTTCCTGCGAAATACTCTTTGATTGTATCAATCACCATGTGAGATTGTGCCGTTTTCTGTAAAGTTATCGTAGGGACTTGATAAAAGCGACAGAGTTGTTTCATCGTCTCTTGTCTAAATTCTTGCCAGCCGATAAATTGAAGTATGGACTTTTGATCTAACCAAATGACAAGTTCGCCGATAGGGGTGCAAATAATATGCTCATTCCATGTCAAAGTGGGTGTAGCTTTCATTGTGTTTACCTAGCTGTGGTAAAATAATAGACTATATAAAAGTATATCAATAATATTATTAGCTTGTAAGGTCACTATCGTTAAATGAGTAATAATCTCGCTACTGCCTCTGTTTGTATTGAACCCTTAGACTTGCAATGGCAGCAAAAGGCTTTAGATTTAGCTAAAGTACTAAATTTGCCACTAGGGGGCGACGCTGATTTTTCATTGCAGGTGGGGGCGTTAGGCATTCAACTACAAAGCCAACAAGAAAAAAATGTTGGGGCTTTAAGGGTTGATTTTGTTGATGGGGCTGCTGCTCATCGCCGTAAGTTTGGCGGGGGTAAGGGGCAGATGATTGCTAAGGCTATTGGTATTCAATCAGGGATTAGCCCTATAGTACTAGATGCAACAGCTGGCTTGGGTAGGGATGCTTTTGTTTTGGCAACGTTAGGTTGTCAAGTAACATTGATCGAACGACAACCCATTATTGCAACGCTTCTAGAGGATGGCCTCGTGCGCGCTAGGTTTGACGTTGAGGTAGGAGATATTCTCCAACGCATGGTGTTATTGAAAGGAAGTGCCATTGACCTGATGAGTAATTGGTTAGGTGTTGTGCCCCAGGTGATTTATCTTGACCCTATGTTTCCCCACCGTGATAAATCTGCATTGGTAAAAAAAGAAATGCGGTTGTTTCGCCCTTTGGTCGGGGATGATTTAGATTCACCTGACTTATTAGAAAAGGCGTTGGTGTTGGCCAGTCACCGTGTAGTGGTTAAGCGACCACGTAAAGCTCCTATAATTGAGGGAGCTTCACCCAGTTATAGTTTAGAGGGGAAAAGTAGTCGCTATGATATTTATACAAAACGTTCATTAAAAGAATAGAAAAATACATTATTCAACAGTAAATTGATCGCCTATTTGGAAGAAGGTGCCACCTGCTTGGTAATGAATAGAGCGTTTTTGATCGCTTGTAATATGCCATCTTCCATGACTAAAGACTTCGGGGTCAGCCCATGCAGCAGTCACTTCACCAATATAAAGATCATATTTGTCTTGATTGTACGGCTCTGGAATAAGCTTGCATTCTAATGCAGCTAAACTACCTTGGATCAGCGGTGCTTTAATAGTTTGACTCGGTAATGTTGTTAAACCAAATGTCTTAAATTTATCAATCTCACGACCAGTTGATGTTCCAACTTGTAGTACTTGTTTGGCTTGCGCTTTACTCGGAATAATGACAGCAAATTCGCCAGAGGCTTGAATTAATTCTTTAGAGTAATTATTTTTATCGATGATAACGACTAATTTGGGAGGGTCGAAATCTAGAGCCGTTGACCATGCGGCACTCATGATATTCTGCTTATCTTCTAATGCTGAACTGATCATGATAGTAGGACCATGATTGAGAAGTAAATAAGCTTTATCTAGGGGAACAGGTTGATAGTTCATTGTCTATGACTCCTTGTGTCCTGCACAGGGGATTTACCCAATAAAAAAGGCAGATTCAACTGCCCTTTTTTTATTTTGTACTGGCTTTGATTTCTTTAGGAATTTCTTCTAACGCATCTTGGTAGCGTTTTTCTAAATCTTCATTAGCACGAGTTTGTCCCGGTGGTAAAGGGTCGTTGTTACTACCTACCCAACGAACGATGGTACGTGAAAACCAATCACGGTCGGCTAGCTCTTTTACCATAGGTTTATAAGTACCACTCGCAATTGCAGGGTATTTTGGATAGTTTAATTTTAATACTTCTAAGCTACTGTTGGCTAAATCTGTCATACCCATTCGTTGGTAAGCTTCCACCATGATGGCTAAACCATTGGCTGTTGATGGGGTGCCATCAAAGTGCTCTACAATATAGGTTCCACGTCTTGCCGCCGCAATGTAGGCTTGACGTTCCAAGTAGTAAACACCCACATGTGCTTCGTATGCGGCTAGTAAATTACGTAGGTAAACCATACGTATCTTAGCATCAGGCGCATAAGCACTGTTAGGATAGAAACGTGTTAGTTGTGCAAAGTCGTTATAAGAGACTCTTGCTGCACCGGGGTCACGGGTGGTCATGTCCAGTGGGATGAAGCGTGCTAAGAAGCTTTGATCTTGGTCGAATGCCGCAAGACCGCGCATATAATAGGCATAGTCCACATTGGGTTGATCAGGATTTAAGCGAATAAAACGATTAGCTGTATCACGTACCGCCTCGGTATCAGATATCTTATAATAAGCGTAAATAAGCTCAAGTTGTGCTTGTTCAGTATAACGACCAAAAGGGTAACGTGAGTCTAGCGCTTTTAGTTTAGCGATCGCTGCACTATAATTTTTACCATTAAGATCTTTCTGAGCTTGTTGGTATAGTTCTACCTCGCTTAAATTTTCATCCACCTTGGTCGAGTTGGAGCAAGCGGAGATTAAGATCAATAATGAAATAACTAGTAAATGTTTCACACGCATGGTGATAGTGTTCTCATTTCAAAAAAACTGTTGCTATTAAGATAGTCTTGCTATGATGACTATTATAACGATTAG
Coding sequences within it:
- a CDS encoding ABC transporter ATP-binding protein → MTPALSIKQLTKTYNNGFEALKGIDLEVDQGDFFALLGPNGAGKSTTIGILSSLVNKTSGTIQVFGHDYDTDLFNLKRHLGVVPQEFNFNQFEKCFDVIITQAGYYGVPPKIAKERAEYYFKELGLWDKKDVTVRMLSGGMKRRLMIVRALIHEPKLLILDEPTAGVDIELRRSMWNFLTKLNEQGMTIILTTHYLEEAEQLCRHIAIINHGQIIKNSSMRSLLNTLNEETIILDLVTPLNAPPKLQDYHCKLIDNQTLEVVVKHEEGINELFNQLNQHAITVSSMRNKNNRLEELFLDLVENNETEQTS
- a CDS encoding 1-acyl-sn-glycerol-3-phosphate acyltransferase; amino-acid sequence: MGQFQRIRPYHDDEVPSVIARLSKDNEFINIVLKYRFPHLSSAFGWMLRPFIAYKLKKYLSQINTVTDLQLKITDYVRHSISSSIAHFNYSTSKPLDTTKAHLFIANHRDIVMDPTLTNYALHLLGLDTPRIAIGDNLLQKQFVADLMRLNKSFIVQRSVTGRKEKLVAYQELSAYINHSLINDHVSIWIAQAEGRAKDGNDETDPALLKMLHISRKEEVFADVIASLNLLPVSISYEYDPCDLMKARELYIKATEGKYTKAVGEDGQSIALGITGYKGDVHVHFGHIITTGFEDAKELADLVDRQILKNSYLFPVNYLAYEQWDKADKSLIVPPMESLFTDEKIAQSKIEWQKRLETCPDEHKPYLIMQYAYPVYNKYRLK
- a CDS encoding ATP-binding protein, whose product is MNDLPLQQILAQLTRIANSLEQAFPAPINNTIHGDTIAYLWEHRFFNGVEQPVLIPVEEPNLISFDDLKNIDRQKGLIEQNTRQFVEGLPANNVLLTGARGTGKSSLIKACLNAFHKQGLRLIEVDKEHLMDLPQIVSLTRGRPERFIIFCDDISFEEGETGYKGLKTVLDGSIAGKSDNTLIYATSNRKHLMPERIDDNLSYRTDQQGEIHPGEVIEEKVSLSERFGLWISVYGFTQEQYLAAVSQWLNTYGIEMGDDEDIAKESIRWATYRGSRSGRIAAQFAKDYAGRLKSKVNQ
- a CDS encoding energy transducer TonB yields the protein MQNKQLSSIILWVISLIIVIGLHIGLAVALMFSWHAAPPPPLTAPAAIMVELAPSIEAPNNTPQKDPAPITQQISDPTPEEPDPIDEPDPLPEPIIEKPEPKVVINKQPKPKPIKKQVKKPVEKPVEKPKEITEDTLPKAEISSTASAASDKISDRVAAPETTASTSPSKAQITWQSRLFAHIAKYKRYPMMARKKRQQGTVSVNFTIDTQGNLSAKRIVKSSGYPLLDQEVLNLLDRAQPLPKPPADVLNGKNARTITIPINFNLKDRY
- the exbD gene encoding TonB system transport protein ExbD; its protein translation is MAINLKEGSDDSAVMSEINVTPFIDVMLVLLIIFMVAAPLATVDIKVDLPTSTAKPQPKPDKPVILTLKEGNELYLGNNLVNNNDQLAEQLDKQTNGNKETTIFFQADKTVNYEDLITVMNDLRSAGYLKIGLVGLEATQNDAK
- the exbB gene encoding tonB-system energizer ExbB — encoded protein: MLKVSGHYTSIVIKMLLVTALCFSSVSFAQQSETATPQNPMEHSVATTSEAGSEGKTLPPTPNLTINDDTVASDVALTHDLTPWGMYKNADIIVKIVMIGLLLASLATWTIFIAKLTELTLAKKRLRKEMASLNGAKTLKQACNVSDQFAKNSLTNILINDIQEELDLSANTTSQEGIKERAAFRQDRLVAASGRQMNTGTSVLATIGSVSPFIGLFGTVWGIMNSFIGIAETQTTNLAVVAPGIAEALLATAMGLVAAIPAVIIYNIFVRAINSYRVLVSDISAKALLLLSRDLDRENYTSRTSSHHTAESK
- a CDS encoding macro domain-containing protein gives rise to the protein MQVTVVEGDLLDQPVDVIVNAWNRNIIPWWLLIPQGVSGAIKKRAGYAPFCELAKKGPIALGGAVMTGAGKLPYRAIIHVAGINLCWFATRYSIEQSVLSAMKIVNEQQFKRIAFPIIGAGSGSFSQEKSLKLMQDTFSQIESSAQVIIVKFKR
- a CDS encoding thermonuclease family protein → MKTKKSIFKRLQHNPIVCVIILLLTVALYYQLPVTDDKFTVRVISVIDGDTVDVLSDNQRQRIRLAYIDAPEIGQPYGQRSKQTLIALVKNKMVNIRPLNQDNYQRTVAIIEVDSMNINREMVRLGMAWVYTHYNDDLLLLSLEAKAKVNKTGLWQQKNPIAPWIYRQSKK
- the aroC gene encoding chorismate synthase, which encodes MSGNTIGKLFTVTTAGESHGPALMAIIDGCPPGLNLTEADLQHDLDRRRPGSSKFTTQRQEADQVEIVSGVFGGVTTGCPIGLLIRNTDQKSKDYTAIKDIFRPAHADFTYYHKYGIRDYRGGGRSSARETAMRVAAGAIAKKYLATQGIKVRGYMSQLGPIEIPFDSWEALNAAGNHFFAPNLDLLPELEKYMEQLRRDQDSVGAKITVIADGVPVGLGEPIFDRLDAELAYALMSINAVKGVEIGAGFASVSQRGTEHRDELTKEGFLSNNAGGILGGISSGQPIVANLALKPTPSITTPGRSIDTQGNEIDVITKGRHDPCVGIRATPIAEAMMAIVLMDHFLRNRSQNADVQSL
- a CDS encoding S49 family peptidase is translated as MSEDQKPQVSLSDEKSWKLLEKTLQTSIIEQRRSRRWGIFFKLLTFIYLFVLLAIAMGSFKGDISTNSAHTAVIDVRGMIADQQDASADNIIKALRTAFKDPNTKAVIMRINSPGGTPVQAGYVYDEIKRLRKIYPQTKVYAVITDLGASGAYYIASAADEIYADKSSLVGSIGVTAAGFGFVDAIHKLGIERRAYTSGAHKAFLDPFQPMKPDEVDFWEKTLDIVHQQFIDQVKAGRGDRLKYQDHPELFSGLIWSGEQAKQLGLIDGFGSTSSVARDVIGVENLKNYTVEDTPFDRFAKKIGASAAQEIGASVGLQGVKLQ